GAAAATGGAGTGGGTCGGATCGACCACATTGAAAACCGATTAGTGGGAATCAAATCGAGAGAAATTTATGAAGCACCGGCAGCGATGGTTTTGATTAAAGCGCATCAAGCATTAGAAAACCTCACCTTGGAACGGGATTTGGCGCACTCCAAGTTAAACATCGAAAAAGAATTGGCCGAATTAATTTACAACGGGCTCTGGTTCTCTCCGTTAATGCAAGCTTTGCAGGCCTTTATTACAAAGAGCCAACAAGTAGTAAATGGAGATGTTCGGCTTAGTCTATACAAAGGCAATATTACCATCCTAGGGCGGCAATCTAACTGGAGCTTGTATGACAAAGATTTGGCTACTTACACCGCTGCTGATTCGTTTGATCAAGAAGCAGCCAAAGGATTCATCAAGTTGTGGGGCTTACCAACCCAAGTAGCGGCTCAGGTAGCACAAAAAGAGGCAGATCATCATGAGTAAAAAGTTATGGGGCGGTCGGTTCCAAGCAGAAACTGATCAACTGGTGGATGAGTTTGGCGCTTCAATCGGTTTTGATCAATTAATGGCCGAAGAAGATTTGTTAGGGTCGTTAGCGCACGTCAAAATGTTAGGCAAGACTGGAATTCTCACTGCAACTGAAGTAGAACAAATTACGGCAGGGTTACATGATTTACAAAATGATTTAGCCGCCGGAAAGCTTCAATTTTCTACGGCTAACGAAGACATTCACATGAATCTGGAAGCATTGCTGACGGAACGAATTGGATCAGTAGCCGGGAAACTTCATACAGCAAGATCGCGGAATGATCAGGTGGCCACCGATTTTCATCTTTACGTTAAGCGGCGGTTACCGCAGGTTCTGACTGCAATCAAACAGCTACAAACGGTTTTATTGCAATTAGCAAGTGAAAACGTCGAAACCGTAATGCCGGGGTATACTCACCTGCAACATGCGCAACCCATTTCATTAGCTCAATCATTTTTAGCCTATTTAAACATGTTGCAACGAGATTACGAACGCTTTGAATTTAACCAAAAACATACGGATTTATTACCGCTTGGTTCAGCAGCTTTGGCTGGAACCACGTTTCCGATTGACCGCGAATTTACGGCTCACGAATTAGGTTTTCAGGCCGTTTACTCTAACTCGTTGGATGCCGTTTCTGATCGGGACTTTGCGCTCGAATTTTTAAGTAATGCTTCGATGCTCATGATGCATCTCTCCCGGTTCTGTGAGGAACTTAGTCTGTGGGTCAGTCAGGAATTTAACTTTGTAGAGTTAAGCGATGCTTACACCACCGGTAGTTCAATCATGCCACAAAAGAAAAATCCAGATATGGTTGAACTAATTCGAGGGAAAATTGGTCGGGTTTACGGTCATCTAATGGGATTGTTAACGACAATGAAGGGACTTCCGTTAGCCTACAATAAGGACTTACAGGAAGATAAAGAAGGCGTTTTTGATACCGCTCATACAATTTTACCAACTCTGAAGATTTTTACCGGAATGCTAAAAACGATGAAAATTAATCGGAAACAAATGTATGCTAGTACGGAAAATGATTATTCCAACGCCACCGAATTAGCTGACTACCTGGCTAACAAGGGTATGCCGTTTCGAGAGGCCCACGGGATTGTCGGCCAGCTGGTGTTTAAAGGCATCCAAGAGCATCGTAATCTGCAGGATATGGCATTAGACGAATTACAAGCTGCTTCACCGTTAATTGAAGCTGATGTTTATCATGAGTTACAGCCAGAGGTAGCCGTAGAACGACGTAATTCATTAGGTGGGACCGGATTTAGATCAATTAAACAGCAAATTGAACAGGCACAACAACTTCTTAATAATGAAGCATAATTAAAAAACTGCTAACTCAATTGAGTTAGCAGTTTTTGTTTGATCTAAAAGTTAACGACTTCGGGAGCATCACGGAAGGATTCAATCACAGCGGAAGTGATGGTGATTTCTAGGACTGCTTGGTTGGTAATGTTATCGTTAAAACCTTGTAAAGCAGTAGTGGAATTTACTAATTCCGTAATGGCTGGTTTGCCTTGGATTACTCGGGCCGTTGCTTGATTAGAAGAGAAGCGCGTCCCCAGTTTGGGATCATATAAGCTGGCGATGGCGACTTGGGGATGATTAACAGCATTTTGAGCTCGTTTTGTTTTGGGATCAGTGACGACGTATAACACATTTTCTTGTTTTTCAGATTGAGTATAAGTAACAAT
This genomic stretch from Fructilactobacillus carniphilus harbors:
- the argH gene encoding argininosuccinate lyase; its protein translation is MMSKKLWGGRFQAETDQLVDEFGASIGFDQLMAEEDLLGSLAHVKMLGKTGILTATEVEQITAGLHDLQNDLAAGKLQFSTANEDIHMNLEALLTERIGSVAGKLHTARSRNDQVATDFHLYVKRRLPQVLTAIKQLQTVLLQLASENVETVMPGYTHLQHAQPISLAQSFLAYLNMLQRDYERFEFNQKHTDLLPLGSAALAGTTFPIDREFTAHELGFQAVYSNSLDAVSDRDFALEFLSNASMLMMHLSRFCEELSLWVSQEFNFVELSDAYTTGSSIMPQKKNPDMVELIRGKIGRVYGHLMGLLTTMKGLPLAYNKDLQEDKEGVFDTAHTILPTLKIFTGMLKTMKINRKQMYASTENDYSNATELADYLANKGMPFREAHGIVGQLVFKGIQEHRNLQDMALDELQAASPLIEADVYHELQPEVAVERRNSLGGTGFRSIKQQIEQAQQLLNNEA
- a CDS encoding pyridoxamine 5'-phosphate oxidase family protein yields the protein MYLKRFVELFIVYVISFILGSLIYGWNFFTSYWFLILLGGIIGYIVLVIPLTIMTIRKMTKRETASGENQPAQSKFSQVLAKLPGNFYLATSDSAGNISNSIVTYTQSEKQENVLYVVTDPKTKRAQNAVNHPQVAIASLYDPKLGTRFSSNQATARVIQGKPAITELVNSTTALQGFNDNITNQAVLEITITSAVIESFRDAPEVVNF